Proteins encoded in a region of the Massilia sp. UMI-21 genome:
- a CDS encoding DUF3274 domain-containing protein, translating to MAEKPYPKIEYVVKRESAVLQCSRVRDKVIEVPRELPGNIILVHGVNDVGMGYSAAEKGICAGLQDRLFRYFKPAEYRLPTKTDKQKLEQDPDDVFFKRKPTPDTDSPVIPFYWGYRELHLETRTVNGQKTDRYGTRLDKDLTKGGGPFGNATATLPDMWNRGVYAAGDPVGDALRPIKTGPGRMYMVLAAMRLAALISMIRKFELKDTVSIVAHSQGCLLSLLAQALLMERGERTADTLILTHPPYSLEEEMSLMMKGLTFFRGGKDAAMTEADYELLDGRQSMHARLQTLVNIVAGVAKSKAGAPAFSKINESDNGGMVASCWQPEGDRDNRGKVYLYFCPEDMTVALDNMRGIGWQGVPDYLHTVSLKPQVQSGYAVSKAGYQPRHTIVTRKPMDEIGTSFFQRVFTAKLRLDPHTGKTVPVLIGQSPHDFALCVKDEDGHAHVAASARSLREKLPVATWPINQTDKPEAQRWGIRRINGEPLHPPYKADLRGNQIAPDMIPASSRLAQAPLNKRGPSEEVDPITAAIAVTATGGMDTNLEELSPAVAAACVDTKPGRLSKLECQRMQAVYNEAKHPNDASPDNSYTILSASRRKDGTVVAYVMESPNAARKRWQHELGEKSFHSAIYDSPANHRNVTAYDVAIGSGKASSHPQFHAYLCAVADWRLKKPAKTKYDKGRIGVLTWDKFMAKYGAYYECESDWRLQIIKGNVDYYSDGTLPKCLPVLTGGLWEIVVSETTTGMRVGQAIPRKGQA from the coding sequence ATGGCGGAGAAGCCCTATCCGAAGATCGAGTATGTCGTCAAACGCGAGAGCGCTGTTCTCCAGTGCAGCCGCGTCAGGGACAAAGTGATTGAAGTACCGCGTGAACTGCCCGGCAACATCATCCTTGTTCATGGCGTCAACGATGTTGGCATGGGCTACAGCGCGGCGGAGAAGGGCATCTGCGCCGGCCTGCAAGACCGACTGTTCCGCTACTTCAAGCCCGCTGAATACAGGCTCCCGACCAAGACGGACAAGCAGAAACTGGAACAAGATCCCGACGACGTATTCTTCAAGCGCAAACCGACACCGGACACCGATAGCCCAGTGATCCCGTTTTACTGGGGCTACAGGGAACTTCACCTCGAGACAAGGACTGTCAACGGCCAGAAGACTGACCGCTACGGTACCCGTCTCGACAAGGACCTGACCAAGGGAGGCGGCCCATTCGGCAACGCGACCGCGACCTTGCCGGACATGTGGAACCGCGGCGTCTACGCCGCCGGCGACCCGGTAGGGGACGCGCTCAGGCCAATCAAGACCGGGCCAGGGCGCATGTACATGGTACTGGCCGCAATGCGCCTTGCAGCCCTGATCAGCATGATCCGCAAGTTCGAGCTGAAGGACACGGTCAGCATCGTCGCACACAGTCAAGGCTGCCTGCTGAGCCTTCTCGCGCAAGCTCTTCTGATGGAGCGAGGCGAACGTACGGCCGACACCTTGATCCTGACCCATCCGCCTTACAGTCTGGAAGAGGAAATGAGCCTCATGATGAAGGGCTTGACCTTCTTCCGTGGCGGGAAGGATGCGGCGATGACTGAGGCCGACTATGAGTTGCTCGATGGTCGCCAGAGCATGCACGCCAGGCTGCAGACGCTGGTGAACATCGTGGCCGGCGTGGCGAAATCCAAGGCGGGCGCTCCAGCCTTTTCGAAGATCAACGAGAGTGACAACGGTGGCATGGTTGCCAGTTGCTGGCAACCTGAAGGGGACCGTGACAACCGCGGGAAGGTGTACCTCTACTTCTGCCCCGAAGACATGACGGTCGCCCTGGATAACATGCGCGGCATCGGTTGGCAGGGGGTGCCCGACTATCTCCACACCGTCTCATTGAAGCCGCAGGTTCAATCCGGCTACGCGGTGAGCAAGGCCGGCTATCAGCCCCGGCACACAATCGTGACCCGCAAGCCTATGGACGAAATTGGGACCAGCTTCTTTCAAAGGGTGTTTACTGCGAAACTTCGGCTTGATCCACACACCGGGAAAACCGTTCCGGTACTGATAGGACAATCACCGCACGATTTCGCGCTATGCGTCAAGGACGAAGACGGCCATGCACACGTCGCAGCGAGCGCGCGGAGTTTGCGCGAAAAGCTCCCGGTCGCCACGTGGCCAATCAACCAGACAGACAAACCCGAGGCGCAGAGGTGGGGTATCCGCCGGATCAACGGCGAGCCGCTGCATCCACCGTACAAGGCCGACCTGCGGGGCAACCAGATAGCACCGGACATGATTCCGGCCAGCTCGCGTCTGGCCCAGGCTCCGTTGAACAAGAGGGGGCCGAGCGAGGAAGTCGATCCGATAACCGCCGCCATCGCCGTTACCGCGACCGGCGGCATGGACACCAACCTGGAAGAGCTGTCGCCCGCCGTGGCCGCTGCATGCGTTGATACCAAGCCTGGAAGGTTATCGAAGCTGGAGTGCCAACGGATGCAAGCAGTCTACAACGAAGCGAAGCATCCAAATGACGCTAGTCCGGATAACAGCTACACCATTCTCAGTGCCAGCCGCAGGAAGGACGGTACCGTGGTGGCATATGTGATGGAAAGTCCCAACGCCGCGCGCAAGCGTTGGCAGCACGAGCTGGGCGAGAAGTCATTCCATAGCGCGATTTACGACAGCCCGGCGAACCACCGCAATGTGACCGCTTATGACGTCGCAATCGGCAGTGGCAAGGCGTCCAGTCATCCGCAGTTCCATGCCTATCTGTGCGCCGTGGCGGACTGGCGGCTGAAGAAGCCAGCAAAGACAAAATATGACAAAGGCCGCATAGGAGTCCTCACCTGGGACAAGTTCATGGCGAAATATGGCGCTTACTACGAATGCGAGTCCGACTGGCGCCTGCAGATCATCAAGGGCAACGTCGACTACTACAGCGACGGCACGCTTCCGAAATGTCTGCCGGTCCTGACGGGCGGGTTGTGGGAGATAGTGGTTTCGGAAACGACCACGGGCATGCGCGTGGGCCAGGCGATTCCCCGGAAGGGACAAGCATGA
- a CDS encoding Mov34/MPN/PAD-1 family protein, which translates to MSSRLFYLPDNHGYVLFDGPVLAHMYEHAQTRWFQREAGGQLFSPTPQDTAVIISHATGPYTSDMRRRHAFVPDARQATDDRHRHFLEHRHAVGLWHTHPEANPTPSAQDRATAQDFLSEFDGHMTGFLLVILGNKGQPFNLAVWLAQMNNHSNWVRLREA; encoded by the coding sequence ATGAGCAGCCGACTGTTTTATCTTCCGGATAATCACGGTTATGTCTTGTTCGACGGGCCTGTGCTTGCGCACATGTACGAGCATGCCCAAACGCGCTGGTTCCAACGTGAAGCAGGGGGACAACTGTTCAGTCCGACACCACAGGACACGGCCGTGATCATCTCGCATGCTACCGGGCCTTACACAAGCGATATGCGGCGTCGGCACGCATTCGTGCCCGATGCAAGACAGGCAACGGATGACAGGCATCGACATTTTCTGGAGCACCGTCACGCCGTGGGACTATGGCATACCCATCCAGAGGCCAATCCTACGCCCTCGGCACAAGACCGCGCGACGGCACAAGACTTCCTGAGCGAATTCGATGGCCATATGACCGGTTTCCTGCTTGTCATTCTTGGAAACAAGGGGCAACCATTCAACCTTGCTGTGTGGTTGGCGCAGATGAACAATCACTCGAACTGGGTCAGATTGCGCGAAGCCTGA
- a CDS encoding nucleotidyltransferase, whose amino-acid sequence MFDVWARELDVVNKHITVDPALVGEAATSYEDLGKLLVDRLRWPADAIIIAPQGSTNTKTLVRAPTAERFDVDAVCEVDLSRVEAQDPMQFFEDVGAALEGHEPQEKSRCWRINFPNKGYYIDFAPSVPLAKIPLGQRGDVQYRPETGYEATALAVVDRPSGKWKTSNPAGFAAWVNEQARRQLLVQPLQKAEAMAQRADIRPVPSQEVPLSDTLRVAIRLFKRHRCMAVRRGHITAEFKPISVIIVTLLTQCYAGLADRHRLYNHPVELLADLAVLLPAMVECHNGQYVVANPTVHGENFAERWNTDEGQRAQAFKNWCRLLVTDLTYILGASEPAEVRKRVQKTFGCEGASFPNAATQGIFTGLAPAQPRQVQPIRPGRGLA is encoded by the coding sequence GTGTTCGATGTCTGGGCCAGGGAGCTCGATGTCGTGAACAAGCACATTACGGTCGATCCGGCCCTGGTGGGGGAAGCGGCAACGAGTTACGAAGATCTGGGGAAGCTCCTTGTCGATCGCCTGCGCTGGCCAGCGGACGCTATCATAATCGCGCCTCAAGGATCCACGAACACAAAGACCTTAGTACGGGCTCCGACGGCAGAGCGATTTGACGTGGACGCAGTTTGCGAAGTTGACCTGTCGCGGGTAGAGGCACAGGACCCAATGCAGTTCTTTGAAGACGTTGGAGCTGCGCTCGAAGGTCATGAGCCGCAAGAGAAGAGCCGGTGCTGGCGTATCAACTTCCCGAACAAGGGATATTACATCGACTTTGCTCCCTCGGTGCCCCTGGCAAAGATACCACTTGGCCAGCGTGGTGATGTTCAGTACCGGCCCGAAACCGGCTACGAAGCGACCGCGTTGGCAGTAGTTGATCGGCCTTCTGGAAAGTGGAAAACCTCGAATCCGGCCGGCTTCGCGGCATGGGTGAACGAACAGGCACGACGTCAGCTTCTCGTTCAGCCTCTCCAAAAGGCAGAGGCCATGGCCCAGCGCGCGGACATCCGGCCTGTCCCATCCCAGGAGGTGCCGCTGTCGGATACCTTGCGTGTAGCGATCCGTCTGTTCAAACGTCACCGCTGCATGGCTGTTCGCCGCGGGCATATCACGGCCGAATTCAAACCTATCTCGGTCATCATCGTGACGCTCCTGACGCAGTGTTACGCCGGCCTCGCCGACCGGCATCGCCTCTACAACCATCCAGTCGAGCTTCTTGCGGACCTTGCGGTGCTGCTGCCTGCGATGGTCGAATGCCATAACGGTCAGTATGTCGTCGCCAACCCGACAGTTCACGGCGAGAACTTCGCCGAGCGCTGGAATACCGATGAAGGGCAACGTGCACAAGCATTCAAGAACTGGTGCAGATTGCTGGTCACGGACTTGACATACATTCTCGGAGCATCCGAACCAGCAGAGGTCCGCAAGCGAGTCCAGAAGACTTTTGGGTGCGAAGGGGCGTCCTTTCCAAATGCGGCAACGCAGGGAATATTCACTGGGCTTGCGCCCGCACAGCCGCGACAGGTTCAACCGATTCGCCCAGGTCGGGGCCTCGCCTAA
- a CDS encoding ThiF family adenylyltransferase, which translates to MASDVDAVRRVYTFAVRHSEPRVLIARLVQPSRALIVNDDEALASRFVASLGPRATEVSNAVVADVPIDYPYTPATWPATLADVNLLLESRLTPAQYHQFEKISKRRTLHRVVLLRALTCTYAFLLPGGPPTRVVKHKTKRAYPTLRLLPLGVERMDPSWTCGRAQHPQVSNRQQSHVLVLGAGSLGSAVIDLLARSGVGKITIVDPDYLSSPNIGRHLLGADMLGCPKAKSVATHVGRSVPSCQLSGTSDSAEAWLQRSTLAEVSVVLDFTGEPEVRSALESARLVHPRHLLIGWFEPYVAAAHACVLKDTDYWLNGLPDRLLGYQAVDWPDTVIQNEPGCSSQFQSYTPVQANYGIALVAETALQLIDGTVSRSHVRSWVRGQRFLDAQLPSLKLRDWAQSAAEHDGVLIERTWS; encoded by the coding sequence ATGGCGTCGGACGTCGATGCAGTAAGGCGGGTTTATACCTTTGCAGTGCGCCATAGTGAGCCCCGCGTTCTCATTGCGCGGTTGGTGCAACCTTCGCGCGCGCTCATTGTGAATGACGACGAGGCGCTGGCATCGCGTTTCGTGGCATCGCTCGGCCCGCGTGCCACTGAAGTGTCGAACGCTGTCGTTGCGGACGTGCCGATCGACTACCCGTACACCCCAGCGACATGGCCCGCAACTCTGGCCGACGTTAACCTTTTGCTCGAGAGCCGCCTGACCCCGGCCCAGTATCACCAGTTCGAGAAGATAAGCAAGCGCCGCACCTTGCACCGTGTCGTCCTTTTAAGGGCTCTGACATGCACATACGCGTTTCTGCTACCTGGCGGGCCGCCAACGCGTGTTGTCAAGCACAAGACGAAGCGTGCCTATCCTACACTCCGTCTTCTGCCTTTGGGGGTGGAGCGGATGGATCCCTCCTGGACTTGCGGACGCGCGCAGCATCCGCAAGTATCAAATCGACAGCAATCCCACGTACTTGTCCTTGGGGCTGGTTCTCTTGGCAGCGCTGTTATCGACCTGCTCGCTCGCAGTGGAGTAGGAAAAATCACGATAGTTGACCCGGACTACCTTTCCTCTCCCAATATCGGACGACATCTGCTTGGCGCCGACATGTTGGGCTGCCCAAAGGCCAAAAGCGTGGCCACGCACGTCGGCCGCTCGGTTCCATCGTGCCAGTTGAGTGGAACGAGCGACTCTGCGGAAGCATGGCTTCAACGTTCCACACTCGCTGAAGTCAGTGTGGTCCTGGACTTTACCGGCGAGCCAGAAGTGAGGTCAGCTCTTGAGTCCGCGAGACTGGTGCATCCTCGCCATCTGCTGATCGGTTGGTTCGAGCCGTACGTCGCTGCCGCACATGCATGCGTGCTGAAGGACACTGACTACTGGCTCAACGGCCTGCCAGATCGTCTGTTGGGGTATCAGGCCGTCGACTGGCCCGATACCGTCATACAGAATGAACCAGGTTGCAGCAGCCAGTTCCAGAGCTATACGCCTGTGCAAGCCAACTATGGCATTGCTCTCGTTGCAGAGACAGCACTGCAGCTAATCGATGGCACTGTATCGAGGTCCCATGTGCGCAGTTGGGTACGAGGACAGCGCTTCCTCGACGCACAACTTCCCAGCTTGAAGCTCCGTGATTGGGCGCAGTCTGCAGCAGAACACGATGGCGTGCTGATCGAGAGAACATGGTCATGA
- a CDS encoding PAAR domain-containing protein, translating into MRNVIRLGDATSHGGKVVSSSATHFKIHGVPVACVGDACSCPIPGHSECTIATGSPHHLINGKQLAFDGDRLSCGAKLISSFRVFSTAK; encoded by the coding sequence ATGCGCAACGTTATCCGGTTAGGCGACGCCACCTCACACGGCGGTAAGGTAGTCAGCAGCAGTGCCACCCACTTCAAGATCCACGGCGTACCGGTAGCGTGCGTGGGAGACGCCTGCAGTTGCCCGATCCCTGGACACAGCGAATGTACGATTGCGACTGGATCGCCTCATCACCTCATCAACGGCAAGCAACTCGCCTTCGACGGCGACAGGCTTAGCTGCGGTGCGAAGCTCATTTCCAGTTTCAGGGTCTTCAGTACGGCGAAATAG
- a CDS encoding DUF2875 family protein, which produces MNSYALPDPGELRRPKAWKYVFGAVVMFPFLFVLWVAFDYFVLHPELANVEVETTMDRIRWFGVPLLLIVVLFGGKWIKDSFAANAREHDWHQKTQQLKEQEAAARTEKASREYVLEVLGLGVTYEKYRQGKLWDALQQGSPYTSIRESDPKKYEWADTEKMGNSGSRALDALENGVEPSPMFWGVPSMYAGGPIDNPAQQPSEIEPMAGLAASAIGTGMAWHLFVTGPWQLSERPDQLLEQAFALFDKYPDLPYVVLLSNDDMDSRDSTRPPGTPTLIKDGYYIPERPDATAVFVLARRERVEPLRPYVWDDPDSAYLQENLRRMYFKLQGDVPRPEKPDDVEKFNDDRQPLISEWLQAAAAFATRPVFEKKDGSPLLDAFKRWANHPPKDWKPTPWFPLPWNREQMKAFDNLPSLGFIHRPVFVKFEDEHGQPVSRRDARQKLLENGWHKALQTLSDDERAKGPARIIAAFDNIVDHLVAMEGVLHQYAAQGGPEIDTGKTAQFINTDRRLGNTGAASFFMQMAIGVMGSYIDGGPSAAINLRDPTGATIVFISPPTVQRRKAQEHWNVFKHQVKPSIDPENYRSPTVGEVLGNDEARATQQREQ; this is translated from the coding sequence ATGAACAGCTACGCGCTCCCGGATCCAGGGGAACTTAGACGACCGAAAGCTTGGAAGTACGTCTTTGGCGCAGTGGTAATGTTTCCGTTTCTATTTGTACTGTGGGTTGCGTTTGATTACTTCGTGCTGCATCCGGAGCTTGCTAATGTTGAGGTGGAGACGACGATGGACAGAATACGCTGGTTCGGCGTGCCCTTGCTGCTAATCGTTGTCCTATTCGGAGGCAAATGGATCAAGGACTCATTCGCCGCGAACGCGCGCGAGCATGACTGGCACCAAAAGACGCAGCAGCTAAAGGAGCAGGAAGCTGCCGCGCGCACCGAGAAGGCTAGCCGCGAATATGTGCTCGAGGTGCTGGGCTTGGGGGTCACCTACGAGAAGTACCGGCAGGGCAAGTTGTGGGATGCACTTCAACAAGGGAGTCCGTACACCAGCATTCGGGAAAGCGACCCGAAGAAGTATGAGTGGGCAGATACCGAAAAAATGGGCAATTCGGGGAGCCGCGCATTGGACGCGCTGGAGAACGGCGTCGAACCGTCTCCGATGTTCTGGGGTGTCCCGAGCATGTATGCAGGCGGCCCGATTGACAACCCGGCTCAGCAGCCAAGCGAAATCGAGCCAATGGCGGGATTGGCTGCCAGCGCTATAGGCACGGGCATGGCTTGGCACCTGTTCGTGACCGGACCCTGGCAGCTTAGCGAACGTCCGGACCAGCTGCTGGAGCAGGCATTCGCGCTCTTCGACAAATACCCCGATCTGCCCTACGTTGTCTTGCTGTCTAACGATGACATGGATTCGCGCGACAGCACTCGCCCCCCTGGCACCCCGACGCTAATCAAGGACGGCTACTACATTCCCGAGCGGCCGGATGCGACCGCCGTGTTCGTGCTGGCGCGGCGCGAGCGGGTGGAGCCGCTGCGGCCCTACGTGTGGGACGATCCGGACAGCGCCTACCTGCAAGAGAATCTGCGACGTATGTACTTCAAACTTCAGGGGGACGTCCCTAGGCCCGAGAAACCGGACGATGTCGAGAAGTTCAACGACGACCGCCAACCATTGATATCGGAATGGCTACAAGCGGCGGCAGCCTTCGCCACGCGCCCGGTCTTCGAAAAAAAGGACGGCAGTCCGCTGCTCGACGCATTCAAGCGCTGGGCCAACCATCCCCCGAAGGACTGGAAGCCCACGCCATGGTTTCCGCTTCCGTGGAACCGCGAGCAAATGAAGGCGTTCGACAACCTGCCGTCGCTGGGCTTCATCCACCGCCCGGTTTTCGTCAAGTTTGAGGATGAGCACGGCCAGCCAGTGTCGCGGCGCGACGCTCGCCAGAAGCTGCTGGAAAACGGCTGGCACAAGGCCTTGCAAACCCTGTCGGACGATGAGCGCGCGAAAGGACCGGCGAGGATTATCGCCGCCTTCGACAACATCGTCGACCACCTGGTGGCGATGGAAGGCGTATTGCATCAGTACGCGGCGCAGGGCGGACCGGAAATCGACACCGGCAAGACTGCCCAGTTCATCAACACGGACAGAAGACTGGGCAACACGGGGGCGGCAAGCTTCTTCATGCAGATGGCGATCGGCGTCATGGGCAGTTACATCGACGGTGGACCGTCGGCCGCCATCAACTTGCGTGACCCGACCGGGGCCACCATTGTCTTCATCAGCCCGCCGACCGTGCAACGGCGCAAGGCCCAGGAGCACTGGAACGTGTTCAAGCACCAAGTCAAGCCCTCGATCGATCCCGAGAACTACAGATCGCCAACGGTTGGTGAAGTCTTGGGGAACGACGAAGCACGAGCCACGCAACAGAGAGAACAATGA
- a CDS encoding SAVED domain-containing protein, producing the protein MLSDSDANEWLKRSHREQHVVTMVYAKHRCAFYSDGSPFELYPADPEGDSKKTLQLIARAGRLRRLELSEAVLRDAIKPEAGWSHAAFSADEADIKHWLKARAAMFDIGRGKPLSAPGSRRVWHDAAGRCMFRGCGMDLGRTSLTTASAAVGYLAHIVAADPDGPRGCNTDSYRLSDDPENVMLMCDEHHRLIDRIDPDGFSVSLLREMRREHVDMVRRSLDCLTYPRSKAMAILANVAGVWSQASERDIRQAMLERGLASLPSVRYPLRRTQRDDRTQPDFWRHLLHEHALELDAFMRELIAHREQDDYAEVLSVFPLHSMPLLLLTGRMVGEARKVEVFQYHRHRGTWGWDSAVRPKPAGEFYLEGESRVGSTEALLSIELTASLDEQALPSHLQEAVRQNTVPWIRLRATAPNNACIGHPDDLEQFTAIARQAVAVLQDSMRVAKVHLIPVAPASTLFRFGQLLQPGHHCKYIIHDRPHHAASFMPALIIEGQQATDALAPGSGRTTSIQLR; encoded by the coding sequence ATGCTTAGCGATAGCGATGCAAATGAATGGCTGAAGCGCAGCCATAGGGAACAGCACGTTGTTACGATGGTGTATGCGAAGCACCGGTGTGCGTTTTATAGCGACGGCTCCCCCTTCGAGCTGTATCCGGCAGACCCAGAGGGAGACTCCAAGAAAACACTTCAACTTATTGCACGGGCAGGGCGTTTGCGCCGGCTGGAACTGTCCGAAGCCGTCTTGCGAGACGCAATCAAGCCTGAGGCTGGCTGGAGTCACGCAGCATTCAGTGCAGACGAGGCCGACATCAAGCACTGGCTGAAGGCACGGGCAGCAATGTTCGACATTGGGCGAGGTAAGCCACTTTCTGCCCCCGGCAGCCGACGGGTCTGGCATGATGCTGCCGGACGATGTATGTTCCGTGGATGTGGGATGGACCTGGGCAGAACATCGTTGACGACAGCATCTGCCGCTGTCGGGTATTTGGCCCATATTGTCGCAGCTGATCCAGATGGGCCGCGTGGCTGCAATACCGATTCGTACCGTTTATCGGACGACCCGGAGAACGTCATGCTCATGTGCGATGAGCACCATCGCCTGATCGACCGGATCGATCCGGATGGATTTTCGGTTTCGCTGCTACGCGAGATGCGCCGGGAACACGTGGATATGGTCCGGCGGTCTCTTGATTGCCTGACGTACCCGCGCTCGAAGGCGATGGCGATATTGGCCAATGTCGCAGGCGTGTGGTCACAGGCCTCGGAACGAGACATTCGCCAAGCCATGTTGGAACGTGGTCTTGCTTCCCTGCCGTCAGTCCGTTATCCATTAAGGCGCACGCAGCGAGATGATCGCACTCAGCCGGATTTCTGGCGGCATTTACTGCATGAGCATGCGCTGGAACTGGACGCGTTCATGCGAGAACTTATCGCTCACCGCGAGCAGGACGATTACGCCGAGGTACTGTCCGTCTTCCCGCTGCACTCGATGCCCCTGCTGTTGCTGACAGGCCGGATGGTCGGCGAGGCCAGGAAGGTCGAGGTGTTCCAGTATCACCGTCATCGTGGTACGTGGGGTTGGGATAGCGCTGTGAGGCCCAAGCCAGCAGGCGAATTCTATTTGGAGGGGGAGAGCCGTGTCGGCTCGACGGAAGCATTGCTCTCGATTGAGTTGACCGCTTCGCTGGATGAGCAGGCGCTTCCTTCGCACCTGCAGGAGGCGGTGCGCCAGAACACCGTTCCCTGGATCCGTTTGCGTGCCACAGCTCCGAATAACGCGTGCATTGGCCATCCTGACGATCTCGAGCAGTTTACCGCGATTGCCCGTCAAGCGGTTGCTGTCCTCCAGGACAGTATGCGCGTCGCAAAAGTACACCTGATTCCGGTAGCTCCGGCCAGTACGCTCTTTCGCTTCGGCCAGCTTCTACAGCCCGGACATCACTGCAAATACATCATCCATGACCGGCCGCACCACGCCGCATCGTTCATGCCGGCTCTGATCATCGAAGGCCAACAGGCCACCGATGCTTTGGCGCCCGGCAGTGGTCGAACTACCAGCATTCAGTTGCGCTAA